A stretch of Sphingobium yanoikuyae DNA encodes these proteins:
- a CDS encoding YgjV family protein, giving the protein MAAIMIATAFGCVALLCVISWPFFDDYRTAVKIQSAGAAAFALYFLMLGSPTAAIACLISCSQLAFPRQCVIAMW; this is encoded by the coding sequence GTGGCGGCAATCATGATTGCCACCGCGTTCGGCTGCGTCGCGCTTTTGTGCGTCATTAGCTGGCCGTTTTTCGACGACTATCGAACCGCGGTGAAAATCCAGAGCGCGGGTGCTGCCGCCTTCGCGCTCTATTTTTTGATGCTCGGCTCACCCACTGCGGCGATAGCGTGCCTCATTTCATGTTCGCAGCTCGCATTTCCGCGTCAGTGCGTGATCGCTATGTGGTGA
- a CDS encoding YgjV family protein → MFAARISASVRDRYVVTRLYGASLILMAFLSVVTWHGLPSALAFTGSSLGSFARLQTSTTRMKGLFLVGAPFWLVHNMMVGALFALGTDLVSLVSNLANLMKFVVRNRNPLLSISVWNTLISTFIPAPTRLKRTG, encoded by the coding sequence ATGTTCGCAGCTCGCATTTCCGCGTCAGTGCGTGATCGCTATGTGGTGACGAGGCTTTACGGCGCTAGTCTGATTTTGATGGCTTTTCTGTCGGTTGTGACCTGGCACGGTCTCCCCTCAGCTCTGGCGTTCACGGGCAGTTCGTTGGGCAGCTTCGCACGGCTCCAAACCTCGACTACGCGGATGAAAGGCCTTTTTCTCGTAGGGGCCCCATTCTGGCTCGTCCACAATATGATGGTCGGAGCTTTGTTCGCCTTGGGCACTGATTTGGTATCCTTGGTCTCGAACCTCGCGAACCTGATGAAGTTCGTTGTCCGGAATCGAAATCCTTTGTTGTCGATCTCTGTTTGGAATACGCTGATCAGCACATTCATCCCGGCACCAACGCGTTTGAAGCGGACCGGATGA